One Paenibacillus riograndensis SBR5 DNA segment encodes these proteins:
- the nagA gene encoding N-acetylglucosamine-6-phosphate deacetylase encodes MAKITTGRLLFGNVLTPAGIIREGVIAVSEEAIHYAGEAAWLPEAYTQWPAGNEKTGGGLLIPGFVDVHVHGGDGFDFMYADAEALTAITRYHASQGTTTMLATTMTAGKKDIDRVLSEVHAFRSAPMPYAQLAGVHLEGPFISPKWSGAQNPEHIVPANMEWLEQWETLYPGLIRQVTIAPEGEGALRAVTWLRKHGVTAALGHTNASFEEVIAAADAGLNQAVHMFNAMTPLHHRKPGAAGAILFDERIRAEIIADGIHVHPAAISVLARLKKEGNLLLITDAMSATGLSDGEYTIGDLPVLVRDGVARLKENPEALAGSTLTMIRGFRYLVQEVGLTLEEASRAASLTPAQALGLERTIGTLEAGKRGDILLLDNELNLQEVWINGRKTADPQMS; translated from the coding sequence ATGGCTAAAATAACGACAGGCCGGCTGTTGTTCGGGAATGTGCTGACACCGGCAGGAATTATCCGGGAGGGCGTAATTGCTGTATCGGAAGAGGCCATTCATTATGCCGGGGAAGCCGCTTGGCTGCCGGAAGCTTACACCCAGTGGCCCGCAGGCAATGAGAAAACCGGCGGCGGCCTGCTTATTCCGGGATTTGTTGATGTGCATGTGCATGGCGGAGACGGCTTCGATTTCATGTATGCGGATGCGGAGGCGCTAACGGCGATTACCCGGTATCATGCTTCGCAGGGTACAACCACTATGCTGGCCACCACCATGACAGCGGGCAAAAAGGATATTGACCGGGTGCTCTCAGAAGTTCACGCCTTCCGTTCTGCCCCCATGCCTTATGCCCAGCTGGCGGGCGTACATTTGGAAGGCCCGTTCATCAGTCCCAAATGGTCAGGAGCGCAAAACCCCGAGCATATTGTTCCTGCCAATATGGAATGGCTGGAGCAGTGGGAAACCTTGTATCCGGGATTAATCCGGCAGGTAACCATCGCTCCGGAAGGAGAAGGGGCGCTTAGGGCCGTCACCTGGCTCCGGAAGCACGGAGTCACTGCAGCGCTTGGACATACGAACGCTTCCTTTGAAGAGGTTATCGCCGCAGCCGATGCCGGACTGAATCAGGCTGTGCATATGTTCAATGCCATGACCCCGCTCCATCACCGCAAGCCCGGAGCCGCGGGCGCCATCCTGTTCGATGAGCGCATCCGTGCGGAGATTATTGCCGACGGGATTCATGTGCATCCGGCAGCCATCTCTGTGCTCGCCCGCCTCAAAAAGGAAGGCAATCTGCTGTTGATTACAGATGCCATGTCGGCGACCGGTCTCAGTGACGGCGAATATACCATCGGGGATCTTCCCGTTCTGGTCCGTGACGGTGTCGCCCGGCTGAAGGAGAATCCGGAAGCTCTCGCGGGCAGCACGCTGACCATGATCCGCGGGTTCCGCTATCTGGTTCAGGAGGTCGGCCTGACTCTGGAGGAAGCCTCCAGAGCCGCAAGCCTGACACCGGCTCAAGCTCTTGGCCTTGAGCGGACCATCGGGACCTTGGAAGCCGGTAAACGCGGCGATATCCTGCTGCTGGATAACGAGCTGAACCTGCAAGAAGTCTGGATCAACGGACGTAAAACCGCTGATCCCCAAATGTCCTGA
- the efeO gene encoding iron uptake system protein EfeO, translated as MKFSYTFPAGLLAASILFAGCGNDNNSNNIGNNSGNEAAATAGAVTNTAAPDASAPAADFTAAIEQYRAYVIEQCDEFVKQTEAFTTAVKTGKLEDAKALYAPARMYYERIEPIAEALGDLDPNIDARENDVDPAEWRGFHKIEQALWQKNSTDGVTGTADQLLKDAQLLRAKVETVDIDESLLVTGAVELLNEVSSSKVTGEEERYSHTDLYDFVANVEGAQKIYELLKPELTKKDPSLAQTIGERFDALLAELAPFKSGDGYVSYETLKEDEVRKLSQNLDALAEPLSNMGTILGV; from the coding sequence GTGAAGTTTAGTTATACGTTTCCTGCGGGCCTGCTTGCGGCCTCCATTCTGTTCGCCGGCTGCGGCAATGACAATAACAGCAATAATATTGGAAATAATTCAGGAAATGAAGCAGCCGCCACTGCAGGCGCTGTAACTAATACCGCGGCTCCTGATGCTTCTGCTCCGGCGGCCGACTTCACCGCTGCCATTGAGCAATATCGCGCTTATGTTATTGAACAATGCGACGAGTTTGTGAAGCAGACAGAAGCTTTTACCACTGCCGTCAAGACCGGCAAGCTCGAAGATGCCAAAGCTCTATACGCTCCAGCCCGCATGTATTACGAACGGATCGAACCGATCGCTGAGGCGCTTGGAGATCTGGACCCGAATATCGATGCCCGTGAAAATGATGTGGACCCGGCTGAATGGCGCGGCTTCCATAAAATTGAGCAAGCCCTCTGGCAGAAAAACTCTACAGACGGGGTGACCGGGACAGCCGATCAGCTGCTTAAGGATGCGCAGTTGCTTCGCGCCAAGGTCGAAACCGTGGACATCGACGAAAGCCTGCTTGTTACCGGGGCCGTTGAGCTGCTGAACGAGGTTTCTTCTTCTAAGGTAACGGGCGAGGAAGAGCGTTACTCCCATACGGACCTGTATGATTTTGTGGCCAATGTGGAAGGGGCGCAGAAGATTTACGAGCTGCTGAAGCCTGAGCTGACCAAAAAAGATCCTTCGCTTGCGCAAACGATCGGCGAACGGTTCGATGCGCTGCTGGCCGAGCTGGCGCCTTTTAAATCCGGGGACGGCTACGTTTCCTACGAAACGCTGAAGGAAGATGAAGTGCGTAAACTAAGCCAGAATCTGGATGCTTTGGCGGAGCCCCTGTCCAATATGGGTACTATTCTAGGAGTGTGA
- a CDS encoding YhcN/YlaJ family sporulation lipoprotein, whose amino-acid sequence MLRSKISMSVSAALLLGVVSITGCGTNNTASDNKVQTQNVRGTHDGRLGVNSVQGARTNTFDKMEMSQELADRIAAMPEVRSANVVVAGRSAYVAVVLDEASGGVHAKSNGNTTRINRYNGTGGPSGIVAGDGRTLGRTATGITGRDGTRGSRNGVPGMTGVGGSMTGIPGSLSTGRGTVGGTGLANPGAFTGNGGNGIMSRSNMTDGRVLKRDIDRGMGTAAGTRSITPYSTHGTTGTHGTTGTHGTNGVGTGAVNGTNANGVNTLANDTVTRDMKDKIAAEVKKYDKNIDNVYVSANPDFVDRANFYAQEFRAGHPLRGFAREFGTMVQRIFPTRSGY is encoded by the coding sequence ATGTTGCGATCGAAGATCAGCATGTCGGTTTCCGCTGCGCTGCTTCTGGGTGTGGTAAGCATCACAGGCTGCGGAACCAATAACACGGCAAGCGATAATAAGGTTCAAACCCAAAACGTGCGGGGAACCCATGACGGAAGGCTGGGTGTTAACTCCGTACAGGGAGCTAGAACCAATACCTTCGATAAAATGGAAATGAGCCAGGAGCTGGCTGACCGGATTGCAGCCATGCCGGAGGTTCGCTCGGCGAATGTGGTAGTGGCAGGCAGGAGTGCATATGTTGCCGTAGTTTTGGATGAGGCCTCAGGCGGAGTCCATGCCAAAAGCAACGGAAATACCACGAGAATTAACAGATACAACGGCACGGGAGGGCCATCTGGAATAGTGGCCGGCGATGGAAGAACTTTGGGACGCACAGCGACAGGAATCACAGGCAGGGACGGTACGCGGGGTTCCAGAAACGGCGTGCCTGGAATGACGGGGGTAGGCGGTTCGATGACTGGCATTCCAGGAAGCCTGTCCACCGGAAGAGGGACTGTGGGTGGAACCGGATTGGCCAATCCGGGGGCTTTTACAGGTAATGGCGGCAACGGAATCATGTCCCGAAGCAACATGACCGACGGCCGGGTCCTGAAGCGGGATATCGATAGAGGTATGGGAACGGCGGCAGGCACACGCTCGATCACCCCATACAGCACACATGGAACAACTGGCACACATGGAACAACTGGCACGCATGGAACTAACGGTGTGGGTACTGGGGCGGTAAACGGAACGAATGCGAATGGTGTAAACACGCTTGCCAATGATACCGTCACCCGGGACATGAAGGACAAAATTGCTGCCGAGGTCAAAAAGTACGATAAAAACATCGATAATGTCTATGTATCCGCCAATCCGGATTTCGTGGACCGGGCTAACTTTTACGCCCAGGAATTCCGTGCAGGCCATCCGTTAAGAGGTTTTGCGAGAGAATTCGGCACAATGGTGCAGCGTATCTTCCCGACCCGCAGCGGATATTGA
- a CDS encoding FTR1 family iron permease has translation MRRRTDKPGTPRLIQAAVLLGCLFLLLLGRPAAAAPAAEPPLDELLPPVGSALVEAGQSRWDAAAADLDAFAALWRSANAGTPDPALAGPAAAVDAALLEAADALEAGGGTPAKTALSTLARSVDAYVSAASGTGGADAGAAGREAAAKLLPAAERVREAARSGDFAAAAEAYRAVVNGWTPAERGIRADNPAVYGLLETKMSLLRISLQAEPVREEAALTEAEALYTLLAGYSEGKAVDTGGASAEPASIEGLIGYLKQASAAATAGDSAGAAGIMEQFIAAWPSAEGKVQIASPKVYANIENESAAVTGDLLSNPPKLEQALAAMDNMLSELAPLAGETSYTAWDAALILLREGLEAILVLAALLSYLKRDGTPKTQRWIWSGAAAGLLVSILLAVILSLTISKAASGSARELIEGITGLVAVVMMLTIGRWLHGKSNTAAWNNYVGVQVDGALAKGNLWSLFLVAALAILREGAETTIFYVGMAPSIAVTQLLLGIGGALVVLVILGYAIIALSAKLPIAVFFRIATVLIYYLVFRFLGESIHSLQVAGRVPAHAENGLPSIGWLGLYPTWETLVPQLIILAFICWELLRSRTAAGKSRTVE, from the coding sequence GTGAGACGGCGCACGGATAAGCCGGGGACGCCTAGGTTAATACAGGCAGCCGTATTGCTTGGCTGCCTGTTCCTGCTGCTGCTCGGCAGGCCGGCAGCGGCAGCCCCGGCGGCGGAACCGCCGCTGGACGAGCTGCTGCCGCCGGTCGGCAGCGCGCTCGTCGAAGCCGGCCAAAGCCGCTGGGACGCGGCCGCCGCCGATCTTGACGCGTTCGCCGCGCTGTGGCGCAGCGCGAACGCAGGAACGCCGGACCCGGCACTCGCCGGTCCGGCTGCCGCCGTAGACGCCGCGCTTCTGGAAGCGGCGGACGCCCTTGAGGCGGGCGGCGGCACGCCCGCCAAAACTGCACTGTCCACGCTAGCCAGAAGCGTGGACGCCTATGTGAGCGCCGCCTCCGGCACGGGCGGCGCGGACGCTGGCGCCGCCGGCCGCGAGGCGGCGGCGAAGCTGCTGCCCGCTGCCGAACGCGTGCGGGAGGCGGCGCGCAGCGGGGACTTTGCGGCGGCCGCGGAAGCGTACCGCGCAGTCGTCAACGGCTGGACGCCGGCGGAGCGCGGCATCCGGGCCGATAATCCAGCAGTCTACGGCCTGCTGGAGACGAAGATGAGCCTGCTGCGCATCTCGCTGCAGGCAGAGCCGGTGCGCGAAGAAGCAGCGCTCACGGAGGCGGAAGCGCTGTACACCCTTCTGGCCGGCTATAGTGAAGGCAAAGCCGTCGACACCGGCGGAGCCTCCGCTGAACCGGCATCCATTGAAGGGCTGATCGGTTACCTGAAGCAGGCTTCTGCTGCAGCAACTGCCGGCGACAGTGCCGGAGCAGCGGGGATTATGGAGCAGTTCATCGCCGCTTGGCCTTCAGCTGAAGGCAAGGTGCAGATCGCTTCGCCCAAAGTGTATGCCAATATTGAAAACGAGAGCGCAGCGGTCACCGGAGATCTTCTCTCCAATCCGCCCAAGCTGGAGCAGGCGCTGGCGGCCATGGACAACATGCTGTCGGAGCTGGCACCACTGGCGGGAGAAACTAGCTACACCGCCTGGGATGCCGCATTGATTCTGCTCCGTGAAGGTCTGGAGGCCATTCTTGTGCTCGCCGCCCTTCTTTCTTATCTTAAGCGGGACGGTACGCCCAAAACGCAGCGCTGGATCTGGTCCGGTGCCGCAGCCGGACTCCTGGTAAGCATCCTGCTGGCGGTTATCTTAAGTCTAACCATCTCCAAAGCGGCTTCCGGCAGCGCACGGGAGCTGATCGAAGGCATTACCGGGCTCGTTGCCGTGGTAATGATGCTCACAATCGGACGCTGGCTGCATGGCAAATCCAATACCGCTGCCTGGAACAATTATGTAGGAGTACAGGTTGACGGGGCATTGGCCAAAGGCAATCTATGGTCCCTGTTCCTGGTAGCAGCCCTGGCTATTTTGCGTGAAGGTGCGGAAACGACCATTTTCTATGTGGGGATGGCCCCTTCCATTGCCGTCACGCAGCTGCTGCTTGGCATTGGGGGCGCTCTGGTGGTACTGGTCATTCTCGGGTATGCCATTATCGCCTTGAGTGCAAAGTTGCCGATCGCCGTTTTCTTCCGCATAGCCACCGTGCTGATCTACTATCTGGTGTTCCGCTTCCTCGGCGAGAGCATCCACTCCCTCCAGGTAGCGGGCAGAGTTCCGGCACATGCGGAGAACGGCCTGCCTTCCATCGGTTGGCTCGGTTTATACCCAACCTGGGAAACGCTGGTGCCCCAGCTCATCATACTGGCCTTCATTTGCTGGGAGCTTCTGCGCAGCAGAACAGCGGCCGGCAAGTCACGGACAGTGGAATAG
- a CDS encoding MurR/RpiR family transcriptional regulator, which produces MSPILYALEHEKSKLSQMERKLAERILASPGEIVHMGITELAEQCGISPATITRFCKVLHFKGFPDFKVKLAAEIAHSDGSPEGSGSSYQDIVAGNPLSVIVEAMQANHLASIRDTTSLLDLERLQSAIDVLCRARRVDMYGMATSSIVAQDFYQKLIRIGVNCTAFADSHMQITSASSLQEGDVAFAVSYSGETPETIDALSCAAASGAATISLTSYGSSSLATLADIPLFSSSLEQGMRRGDMASRIAQLHIIDILFTGMVSTRFGDFIPKLEQSYLNVQHYRHKRGGQS; this is translated from the coding sequence ATGTCTCCTATTCTGTATGCTTTGGAGCATGAGAAATCCAAGCTGTCACAGATGGAGCGCAAGCTGGCGGAGCGGATTCTGGCCTCTCCCGGAGAAATAGTCCATATGGGCATCACGGAGCTGGCAGAACAGTGCGGCATCAGCCCTGCTACGATTACAAGGTTCTGCAAGGTTCTGCATTTCAAAGGATTCCCGGATTTCAAGGTCAAGCTGGCGGCGGAGATTGCCCACAGTGACGGCTCTCCTGAGGGCAGCGGGTCCTCTTATCAGGATATTGTCGCAGGCAATCCGCTTTCGGTAATTGTGGAAGCGATGCAGGCCAATCATCTCGCTTCCATCCGTGATACCACTTCCCTCCTCGACCTTGAACGGCTGCAGAGCGCTATTGATGTATTATGCCGGGCCCGGCGGGTGGATATGTACGGGATGGCCACCTCTTCGATCGTGGCCCAGGATTTTTATCAGAAGCTGATCCGCATTGGCGTGAACTGCACCGCTTTTGCTGATTCCCATATGCAGATTACGTCCGCTTCTTCGCTCCAGGAGGGTGACGTGGCGTTCGCGGTCTCTTATTCCGGCGAAACCCCGGAAACAATTGACGCCTTAAGCTGTGCCGCCGCGAGCGGGGCGGCTACCATCTCGCTCACCTCTTACGGCAGCAGTTCACTGGCTACTCTGGCCGACATCCCGTTGTTCTCTTCCTCTCTTGAGCAGGGGATGCGGCGGGGAGACATGGCTTCACGGATCGCCCAACTGCATATCATCGATATTTTGTTCACCGGAATGGTCAGCACACGGTTTGGAGATTTCATTCCCAAGCTGGAGCAGTCTTATTTGAATGTCCAACATTACCGTCACAAACGGGGAGGTCAATCGTAA
- the efeB gene encoding iron uptake transporter deferrochelatase/peroxidase subunit: protein MKPTDNKDVKGAPIFNKKLSRREMLRLTGASGLGLLLGGGGVGGILAAREATGRAASAPQVSSADVIPFYGSHQAGILTPAQNFLCFAAFDLTTTKLADVQKLLQSWTAAAAALTSGSLIGSANDNPNLPPTDTGEADGLTPSKCTLTFGAGPAMFDGRFGLAAKRPSTLAELPPFAGDSLEPQWCGGDLCVQACADDMQVAFHAIRNLARIARGTAVLRWTQEGFQRTGNADPKGGTPRNLLGFKDGTGNPDVTDDAEMREVVWCGSESPAWMQGGTYMAVRRVRLRIEVWDRSTLSDQEATFGRHRQSGAPIGATDEFAKLNLDAADAEGKPVIPPDSHSALAHGDGTVKMLRRSYSFSSGMDLTTGQLDAGLLFISFQKDLVKQFVSIQKRLSKSDRLNEYMVHTGSAVFACFPGVREGGYIGETLLG, encoded by the coding sequence ATGAAACCTACAGATAACAAAGATGTCAAAGGGGCACCCATCTTCAATAAAAAACTAAGCCGCCGCGAGATGCTGCGGCTTACCGGCGCCTCCGGGCTCGGACTGCTGCTGGGCGGCGGCGGCGTTGGCGGCATCTTGGCAGCACGTGAAGCCACCGGCCGGGCAGCATCCGCTCCGCAAGTCTCCAGTGCGGATGTCATCCCGTTCTACGGGAGCCATCAGGCCGGAATTCTGACTCCTGCGCAGAACTTCCTGTGCTTTGCTGCGTTTGATTTGACGACCACTAAGCTGGCTGATGTCCAAAAGCTGCTCCAGTCATGGACTGCTGCAGCTGCTGCCCTCACCTCCGGGAGCCTGATCGGCAGCGCCAATGACAATCCCAATCTGCCTCCTACCGATACCGGAGAGGCCGACGGGCTTACACCTTCCAAATGTACGCTTACTTTTGGCGCGGGGCCTGCTATGTTCGACGGGCGTTTCGGACTCGCTGCCAAACGCCCGTCCACTCTTGCTGAGCTCCCGCCATTTGCGGGGGACAGTCTGGAGCCGCAGTGGTGCGGCGGTGATTTGTGCGTCCAGGCGTGCGCGGACGATATGCAGGTGGCATTCCACGCCATACGGAATCTCGCCCGCATCGCCAGAGGGACAGCGGTATTGCGCTGGACACAGGAAGGCTTCCAGCGCACAGGCAATGCCGATCCCAAAGGCGGCACTCCGCGCAATCTGCTTGGCTTCAAGGATGGTACAGGCAACCCTGATGTGACTGACGATGCCGAAATGCGCGAGGTGGTCTGGTGCGGCAGCGAAAGCCCTGCCTGGATGCAGGGCGGCACCTACATGGCTGTACGCCGTGTGCGGCTGCGTATTGAAGTGTGGGACCGCTCCACGTTAAGCGACCAGGAGGCCACCTTCGGCCGCCACCGCCAAAGCGGCGCACCCATTGGAGCCACAGACGAATTCGCCAAGCTCAACCTCGATGCGGCGGACGCGGAAGGCAAACCCGTCATCCCGCCGGATTCCCACTCGGCACTTGCCCATGGAGACGGCACGGTCAAAATGCTGCGCCGCTCCTACTCCTTTTCCAGCGGAATGGATCTTACCACCGGGCAGTTAGATGCGGGTCTGCTGTTCATCAGCTTCCAGAAGGATCTGGTGAAGCAGTTCGTGAGCATCCAGAAGCGCCTCTCCAAAAGCGACCGGCTGAATGAATATATGGTGCATACCGGGAGTGCGGTTTTTGCCTGCTTCCCGGGCGTGCGCGAAGGCGGCTATATCGGGGAAACTCTGCTCGGCTGA
- a CDS encoding glycosyltransferase: MNYGTRVSVIIPFYNCSYVHLAIESVLAQSYPDIEIIVVDDGSTLHTEKLLPYSGRIKVLRKANGGTASALNLGITSASGAYFAWLSADDCFHPDKIGRQIAVMLATQTSFNHTAYYYINELGERSSGRISVPFHSKAELIETLMTGCPVNGSTVMVDMNVFKKVGLFNEKLLYTQDYDLWLRILAYYEWSYIEDPLLDYRVHQEMGSIIHSEAQKREIKQVQELHHKSLVRLLRKERRK, translated from the coding sequence ATGAACTATGGAACCAGGGTTTCGGTGATTATCCCTTTTTACAATTGTTCATACGTGCATCTTGCCATCGAAAGCGTACTTGCGCAGAGCTACCCGGATATAGAAATTATCGTTGTGGACGACGGATCGACCCTTCACACGGAAAAGCTGTTGCCTTACAGCGGGCGGATCAAAGTGCTCCGCAAAGCAAACGGCGGTACTGCTTCAGCTCTTAACCTGGGAATAACCTCGGCCAGCGGGGCATATTTTGCCTGGTTAAGCGCCGATGACTGTTTCCATCCCGATAAAATCGGCCGGCAAATCGCAGTTATGCTTGCTACACAGACCTCCTTTAATCATACGGCTTATTACTATATCAATGAGCTGGGAGAGCGTTCTTCCGGAAGGATCAGTGTGCCGTTTCACAGCAAAGCGGAGCTGATCGAAACCCTGATGACGGGCTGTCCGGTGAATGGAAGCACTGTGATGGTGGATATGAACGTTTTCAAGAAGGTCGGATTGTTTAATGAGAAATTGCTGTATACCCAGGACTATGATTTATGGCTGCGCATCCTGGCTTATTATGAATGGTCCTACATTGAAGATCCGCTGCTGGATTACCGGGTGCATCAGGAGATGGGCTCCATTATCCATAGTGAGGCGCAGAAGCGGGAGATTAAGCAAGTACAGGAACTGCATCACAAGTCGCTTGTACGGCTGCTCCGAAAGGAGAGAAGAAAATGA
- a CDS encoding glycosyltransferase family 4 protein: MRITLPVLTLTRGGAQRMLAELANRLADGGHEVTVLMPSHGIVEYPMRCPVIFAGDTVISEDDFPAGDVIVSNYFTTVPVSQRASEQGKGIHIRLALCYEPTFLPDNNQSFASYHLTPNLLVLSRWQQSIVRINHGIKGRIVPVGLSSDFYNMHIREANKKLIVSAIVRKPEGGFSGHREQEYLLQQLDLIKGQQPEAEICLITPPREYAESSWLQSLFEDGHYRLRTPSSDEELCYHYNESDIFVSSSTYDSGSLPGLEAMRCGAALVTVYSGGNLEYCVHGVNCLMSYRYENRLAEDVVTLIRNMEQRERLSINGAADSLRFTWEKSYNIFQAELYDIVSKRG, encoded by the coding sequence ATGAGAATAACCTTGCCCGTTCTGACGCTGACCAGAGGGGGCGCGCAGAGGATGCTGGCCGAGCTGGCTAATCGTCTCGCGGATGGAGGGCATGAAGTGACCGTTCTGATGCCCTCCCACGGCATTGTCGAATACCCCATGCGATGTCCGGTTATTTTTGCTGGCGATACCGTGATTTCGGAGGATGATTTTCCGGCGGGCGATGTCATTGTCTCCAACTACTTCACGACTGTTCCTGTATCGCAGCGGGCCAGCGAACAAGGCAAGGGGATACACATCCGGCTCGCACTCTGCTATGAGCCCACGTTCCTGCCGGACAACAACCAGTCGTTTGCTTCCTATCATCTAACACCGAATTTGCTGGTGCTTTCCCGCTGGCAGCAGAGCATTGTCCGCATTAATCATGGAATCAAAGGCAGAATTGTGCCGGTTGGCCTCAGCTCTGACTTTTATAATATGCATATCCGCGAAGCGAACAAAAAGCTTATAGTGTCTGCCATTGTCCGCAAGCCGGAGGGCGGTTTTTCGGGGCACCGGGAACAGGAGTATCTGCTGCAGCAGCTGGATCTGATTAAAGGGCAGCAGCCGGAGGCCGAAATCTGTCTGATCACTCCACCGCGTGAATATGCGGAATCCTCATGGCTGCAGTCTCTTTTTGAAGACGGGCATTACCGTCTGCGTACCCCTTCAAGTGATGAAGAGCTTTGTTACCACTATAATGAAAGTGATATTTTTGTCAGCTCCAGCACCTATGACAGTGGTTCGCTCCCAGGTCTTGAGGCGATGCGCTGCGGGGCGGCACTCGTCACTGTCTATTCCGGGGGCAATCTCGAATACTGTGTCCATGGCGTCAACTGCCTGATGTCGTACCGTTATGAAAACCGGCTGGCTGAAGATGTGGTAACGCTCATCCGGAATATGGAGCAGCGCGAACGTCTGTCCATTAATGGAGCAGCCGACTCCCTGCGGTTTACCTGGGAGAAGAGCTATAATATTTTCCAGGCAGAGCTGTATGATATTGTATCCAAGCGGGGTTGA
- the nagB gene encoding glucosamine-6-phosphate deaminase, whose amino-acid sequence MNILKFTSDEDFAQTGANLIVSLLQSNPKAVLGLATGSSPVGVYAKLVEMHAKGIVSFAKASSYNLDEYVGLPVDHPQSYRSFMNEHLFNHIDIDLAKTHVPNGNAADLEAECLAYDKLLEEGGPVDLQILGIGSNGHIGFNEPDASLTSGTHVVDLLPETLEANARFFDSREDVPRQAVTMGIGGILKARQIVLLVRGEEKAEAVKNALEGPITTQCPASLLQSHPNVVVLLDEGAAKWLK is encoded by the coding sequence ATGAATATTTTGAAGTTTACAAGCGATGAAGATTTCGCGCAAACCGGTGCCAATCTGATTGTAAGCCTGCTGCAGAGCAATCCCAAAGCTGTGCTGGGCCTTGCTACAGGAAGCTCGCCGGTTGGCGTCTATGCCAAGCTGGTGGAAATGCATGCCAAAGGCATCGTCAGCTTCGCCAAGGCATCGTCCTACAATCTTGATGAATACGTCGGATTGCCTGTGGATCACCCGCAGAGCTACCGCAGCTTCATGAATGAACACCTGTTCAATCACATTGATATCGATCTGGCCAAAACCCATGTGCCGAACGGCAACGCGGCTGATCTTGAAGCGGAATGCCTTGCCTATGATAAGCTGCTGGAGGAAGGCGGTCCGGTGGATCTGCAAATTCTGGGGATCGGCAGCAATGGTCATATCGGCTTCAATGAGCCGGATGCCAGCCTCACCAGCGGCACGCATGTCGTTGACCTGCTGCCGGAGACACTGGAAGCCAATGCACGCTTCTTCGACAGCCGGGAAGATGTTCCCCGGCAGGCGGTGACCATGGGGATTGGCGGTATTCTCAAGGCGCGGCAAATTGTTTTGCTGGTGCGCGGCGAAGAGAAAGCGGAGGCAGTAAAAAATGCGCTTGAAGGGCCGATCACGACTCAGTGTCCGGCTTCCCTGCTACAGAGCCATCCCAATGTCGTTGTATTGCTCGATGAAGGAGCGGCAAAATGGCTAAAATAA
- a CDS encoding glycosyltransferase family 4 protein — protein MTLKVLFTFYVPSGGVETLNKLRCESLLRSGIECHVLYLMSGSISQSPASFPVFIAPTDADIKAVLDTHNYDAIIVTSDYLLLERLRRLGYSRILIYESQGLGTRTHAKLLITEAVPFLRSYCNAVLIPPTDHLLELFISICPWLQRYVIPNIVDVQSFRYIPGAAPCDPVIAWVGRLETNKNWSEYLKVAHLIRRSKPDLHLWMFHDPNLATSEQKQLFHEELHALELHDRLNVFTNIPNHVMPVYYSSIAASGGFLLSSSITEGFGYAVAEAVCCTCPVLSTDSDGVRSFIIHNVTGKFYPLGNVEAAVNEGLELMDNLPLRDSIREQGRLHMVSSFGSEKYAQSFREMLNSFAIF, from the coding sequence ATGACCTTGAAGGTTTTATTTACATTTTATGTGCCCAGCGGCGGAGTCGAGACATTGAACAAGCTGCGGTGTGAAAGTCTGCTGCGCAGCGGCATCGAGTGTCATGTGCTGTATTTGATGTCAGGGTCAATCAGCCAGAGCCCGGCAAGCTTCCCTGTATTTATCGCCCCCACAGATGCCGATATCAAAGCGGTGCTGGACACCCATAACTATGATGCCATTATTGTAACCTCGGATTATTTGCTGCTGGAGCGTCTGCGCCGTCTGGGGTACAGCCGAATCCTGATCTACGAATCCCAAGGCCTGGGAACACGCACGCACGCGAAGCTTCTGATCACGGAGGCAGTGCCTTTTTTACGTTCATACTGTAATGCTGTATTGATACCGCCCACAGATCACCTGCTGGAGCTGTTCATTTCAATTTGCCCGTGGCTCCAGCGGTATGTTATTCCTAATATTGTGGATGTCCAGTCCTTCCGGTACATTCCCGGTGCAGCACCATGTGATCCGGTGATCGCCTGGGTGGGGCGCCTGGAGACGAATAAGAATTGGAGCGAATATCTGAAAGTTGCCCATTTAATCCGCCGCAGCAAGCCGGATCTGCATCTCTGGATGTTTCATGATCCAAACCTTGCAACCAGCGAGCAAAAGCAGTTGTTTCATGAAGAGCTCCATGCACTCGAACTGCACGACCGGCTGAATGTTTTCACCAATATTCCCAATCATGTCATGCCGGTGTATTACTCCTCCATAGCCGCTTCAGGGGGATTCCTCCTGTCTTCCTCAATCACCGAGGGCTTTGGGTATGCGGTTGCTGAGGCCGTCTGCTGTACCTGCCCGGTGCTGAGCACGGATTCCGACGGGGTGCGGTCTTTCATCATCCATAATGTGACCGGAAAATTCTATCCGCTGGGCAATGTAGAAGCCGCCGTCAATGAAGGGCTTGAGCTTATGGATAATCTGCCGCTCCGGGACTCTATCCGCGAGCAGGGCCGCCTCCATATGGTCTCCAGTTTCGGTTCCGAGAAATATGCCCAATCCTTCCGGGAAATGTTGAACTCTTTCGCCATTTTCTAA